A section of the Salinisphaera sp. T31B1 genome encodes:
- a CDS encoding FAD-dependent oxidoreductase — MGSRFMTPAVVVGGGINGLGVVRSLGQAGVPTIVIDANAAAPALRSRYAKAVISGGDQPSDIVHALESVAGRLSPLRPVLILTTEQAVAAVASNYGSMSKRFHLTMGAPSRLEPALHKDGVRTIALEAGLAIPRTIHITEREQLDAIARCKLPLVVKPGRRTPAYEQAFDKAYRVDDYDSARHLIARILPVLPDVIVQEWVVGLDSDLYFCLQYRPLNGGRAFSFVGRKLVCWPPRVGGTASCTAAPEAGELVEATDRFFEHAGIRGLASMEYKYDMTRNAYVIVEPTVGRTDFQEEIATLCGTNLPLLAYCDTLDLAAPARLPPGTRVRVWRERYGTARSAAHPHAEPAVMPEGAQVVDALQRWNDPGPAVASLVARVERRLPRIGRRKS; from the coding sequence ATGGGCAGTCGGTTTATGACGCCGGCCGTAGTCGTGGGCGGCGGGATCAACGGGCTCGGCGTAGTGCGCAGTCTTGGACAGGCCGGTGTGCCGACTATCGTCATCGATGCGAACGCCGCCGCGCCGGCGCTGCGGAGCCGCTACGCGAAAGCGGTGATCAGTGGCGGTGATCAGCCCAGTGACATCGTCCATGCACTCGAATCCGTAGCCGGTCGGCTTTCCCCGCTGAGGCCGGTATTGATACTCACCACCGAGCAAGCGGTCGCTGCGGTAGCGTCAAACTATGGCTCGATGTCCAAGCGCTTCCACCTGACCATGGGCGCACCGAGCCGGCTGGAACCGGCGTTGCACAAGGACGGCGTACGGACGATTGCGCTCGAGGCTGGCCTGGCGATCCCCCGGACCATCCATATCACGGAACGCGAACAGCTCGATGCCATCGCGCGGTGCAAACTGCCCCTCGTCGTCAAGCCCGGCCGTCGCACGCCGGCCTACGAACAAGCATTCGATAAGGCCTATCGTGTCGACGATTACGACAGCGCGCGGCATCTGATCGCGCGCATCCTGCCCGTATTGCCAGACGTGATCGTCCAGGAATGGGTTGTCGGTCTTGATAGCGATCTGTATTTCTGTTTGCAGTATCGGCCGCTGAACGGTGGACGCGCGTTTTCGTTCGTCGGACGCAAGCTGGTCTGCTGGCCGCCGCGTGTCGGTGGCACGGCGAGTTGTACCGCTGCTCCCGAGGCCGGAGAATTGGTCGAGGCTACGGACCGCTTCTTCGAACACGCGGGCATTCGGGGGTTGGCAAGCATGGAATACAAGTACGATATGACGCGCAATGCGTACGTCATCGTGGAGCCAACAGTCGGCCGCACCGACTTCCAGGAAGAAATCGCCACACTTTGTGGCACCAATCTTCCATTGCTGGCGTATTGCGATACGCTTGATCTGGCCGCGCCGGCGCGCCTGCCGCCTGGGACCCGAGTCCGGGTATGGCGTGAGCGATACGGCACGGCTCGTTCGGCGGCCCATCCTCACGCAGAGCCGGCGGTGATGCCCGAGGGCGCGCAGGTCGTCGATGCGCTGCAACGCTGGAATGATCCGGGACCTGCGGTTGCGTCGTTGGTGGCTCGCGTGGAGCGTCGGCTGCCGCGTATCGGACGACGTAAGTCATGA
- a CDS encoding TIGR04063 family PEP-CTERM/XrtA system glycosyltransferase — MKILHVLDHSAPLHSGYTFRTLALVNEQRKRGWQPVLMTGPKQNSGELLEQSAQGWDFYRTPSPSGRLAQWPVAGELLIVRAIEKRLRELVATVQPDLIHAHSPVLNGLAALRVANSAGLPLVYEVRAFWEDAAVEHGTHTERGPRYRATRALETYVLKRADAVTTICEGLRRDIVARGVASQRVTVIPNAVDVERFTYAPAYDAALAQALGVQGCYVLGFAGSFYGYEGLEIAIRAMAEECVAQRDIKLLLVGGGPEDDRLKSLAAELGVGARVVFTGRVPHDEIDRYYGLMDLLVFPRVRHRLTELVTPLKPLEAMAQGKLVAASDVGGHRELIDDGRTGFLFAPESAAALAAQIAQLVDMPVRGLEAVRQAGRRFVESERTWQGSAARYATVYNALTRTTAARRPG; from the coding sequence ATGAAGATTCTCCACGTTCTAGACCACTCGGCGCCTCTCCACAGCGGCTATACGTTCCGCACGCTCGCGTTGGTCAACGAGCAGCGCAAGCGAGGCTGGCAACCGGTGCTCATGACCGGCCCCAAGCAGAACAGCGGCGAACTGCTCGAGCAAAGCGCCCAGGGCTGGGATTTTTACCGCACGCCGTCACCGTCGGGGCGGCTGGCGCAGTGGCCGGTCGCCGGCGAGCTGTTGATCGTTCGTGCGATAGAAAAGCGGCTGCGTGAGCTCGTTGCGACGGTGCAGCCCGATCTGATTCACGCCCACTCGCCGGTGCTGAATGGCCTCGCTGCGTTGCGCGTGGCGAACTCGGCCGGCCTGCCGCTGGTGTATGAAGTTCGCGCGTTCTGGGAAGATGCAGCCGTCGAGCACGGTACGCATACTGAAAGAGGGCCGCGTTATCGGGCGACGCGCGCACTGGAGACGTATGTGCTCAAGCGGGCTGACGCGGTTACGACCATCTGCGAGGGTCTGCGGCGGGATATCGTTGCCCGCGGCGTCGCCTCTCAGCGGGTGACGGTTATTCCCAATGCGGTGGATGTCGAGCGGTTCACCTATGCCCCGGCCTACGATGCGGCGCTGGCGCAGGCCCTCGGGGTTCAGGGATGCTACGTGCTTGGCTTCGCGGGATCGTTCTACGGCTATGAAGGCTTGGAGATTGCGATCCGCGCAATGGCCGAAGAATGCGTGGCCCAGCGCGATATCAAGCTGTTGCTGGTCGGTGGCGGTCCCGAGGACGACCGCCTGAAATCGCTGGCCGCTGAATTGGGCGTAGGGGCGCGCGTCGTGTTCACCGGTCGCGTGCCACACGATGAGATCGATCGTTACTACGGATTGATGGATCTGCTCGTGTTTCCCCGCGTGCGCCATCGGCTGACCGAACTCGTGACGCCGCTCAAACCGCTCGAGGCAATGGCCCAGGGCAAACTGGTGGCTGCCTCCGACGTCGGTGGGCATCGCGAGCTGATCGATGACGGCCGCACCGGATTTCTCTTCGCACCCGAGTCGGCTGCCGCGCTGGCAGCCCAGATCGCCCAGCTGGTGGATATGCCGGTTCGCGGGCTGGAGGCCGTGCGTCAAGCCGGTCGCCGTTTCGTTGAATCCGAGCGAACCTGGCAAGGCAGCGCGGCCCGCTACGCGACCGTTTATAACGCGCTGACTCGTACAACGGCCGCTCGGCGGCCCGGCTGA
- a CDS encoding glycosyltransferase family 4 protein: MTTAVGTIRLAVFTSLYPNSMFPRHGVFVEERLRQLIASGRVEARVIAPVPWFFSRDARFGHYARQARVPVVEYRHGIRIDHPRYVVVPKVGMTLGPASIARAGVAALETLLADGFDFDLIDAHYVYPDGVAASRLGQRFGRPVVMTARGADLNSIAEMSIPGRQIRAAMRGVEGMITVSRSLADKARLLGLAPRRLQTLRNGVDLSRFTLADRDAGRKRLGLDGPVWLCVGHLIERKGMHVAIDALARVPDAELIIAGDGPEEAALKRQVASLGVAGRTRFVGAVEHDALVEYYNAADALILASRSEGMPNVLLEALACGLAVIANPVDGIPEIMTDRLAGRLTDDRTGEAVVRAWEDLQEQELTPAGRADRRAWAEQFSWQATTDGQLALYDDILSTRAGTATEHRP; the protein is encoded by the coding sequence GTGACGACTGCCGTTGGCACGATCCGGCTGGCGGTTTTTACCAGCCTGTATCCGAACAGCATGTTTCCACGCCACGGCGTGTTCGTCGAGGAGCGGCTGCGGCAATTGATCGCCAGTGGGCGCGTGGAGGCCCGGGTGATCGCGCCTGTCCCATGGTTTTTTTCGCGTGACGCGCGTTTCGGACACTATGCGCGGCAGGCGAGGGTGCCCGTGGTTGAATATCGACACGGCATACGCATCGATCACCCACGCTATGTTGTCGTCCCCAAAGTCGGCATGACGCTCGGGCCGGCCAGTATTGCGCGTGCCGGCGTCGCAGCGCTCGAGACGCTGTTAGCGGACGGGTTCGATTTCGACCTGATCGATGCGCATTATGTCTATCCGGATGGCGTCGCTGCTTCACGGCTTGGCCAACGCTTTGGCCGGCCGGTGGTGATGACTGCACGCGGTGCTGATTTGAACAGTATTGCCGAAATGTCCATACCCGGGCGACAGATTCGAGCGGCGATGCGCGGCGTTGAGGGAATGATCACCGTGTCGAGATCGCTGGCCGACAAGGCGCGCTTGCTCGGCCTGGCGCCGCGACGCCTGCAAACGCTACGCAACGGCGTCGACCTGAGCCGGTTCACCCTGGCCGATCGCGATGCCGGGCGCAAGCGGCTGGGCCTCGACGGGCCCGTCTGGCTGTGCGTGGGTCATCTGATCGAGCGCAAAGGGATGCATGTCGCGATCGACGCCTTGGCACGGGTGCCGGACGCCGAGTTGATCATCGCCGGCGACGGGCCGGAAGAAGCTGCGTTGAAACGCCAGGTCGCATCGCTCGGTGTAGCTGGGCGCACACGATTCGTCGGAGCGGTCGAGCATGATGCGCTCGTCGAATACTACAACGCCGCCGACGCGCTGATTCTGGCTTCGCGCTCCGAAGGCATGCCGAACGTGTTGCTGGAAGCACTGGCCTGCGGACTAGCGGTCATCGCCAATCCCGTGGATGGCATCCCTGAAATCATGACCGATCGACTGGCCGGGCGGTTGACCGATGATCGTACAGGTGAGGCCGTCGTGCGTGCCTGGGAGGATCTGCAGGAACAGGAACTGACGCCAGCGGGGCGGGCGGACCGGCGAGCCTGGGCGGAGCAGTTCAGCTGGCAAGCGACGACCGACGGCCAACTCGCCCTATACGACGATATTCTGTCCACGCGGGCCGGAACGGCGACGGAGCACCGACCATGA
- a CDS encoding sulfotransferase: MPEYAPSPVDGRQLLLLFGMPRSGTTWLGKLFDSHPHVLYRHEPDTWRPLPALGDQVCRAEFAGNLRDFVAAMPDFRSLRVAGKRPLFAKAYGSSTGFQLMRASAELARVASRVYAEFPILVHQNGDQDAERLLVWKSIQSLGRLPEMLAMLEQARGIHILRHPCGYIASVRRGIQSKSFTDNSADSLVYGVARRSVGTPVGERFGFDDGHQQQLSALTPEERLAWHWVLINERVHMALTGSDRYLPVHYETICRDPLRGVQSMFDFAGLSVSDQTRDFVASSTQRSRADYYSVFKDPEVAAWRWRDELDSDTVQRVMAIVSRSDVGQAYLAMKPPESSAS, encoded by the coding sequence ATGCCTGAATACGCCCCATCTCCTGTCGACGGCCGTCAACTTCTACTGCTGTTCGGTATGCCGCGTTCGGGCACCACCTGGCTGGGCAAGCTGTTCGACAGCCACCCCCATGTGCTCTATCGACACGAGCCGGACACCTGGCGACCGCTACCCGCATTGGGGGATCAGGTTTGCCGGGCCGAGTTCGCGGGCAATCTCCGAGATTTCGTAGCGGCGATGCCGGATTTCCGTTCGCTGCGTGTCGCCGGCAAGCGCCCGTTGTTTGCAAAAGCCTACGGTTCGTCGACCGGATTTCAGTTGATGCGTGCCAGTGCGGAACTGGCACGCGTGGCCAGCCGCGTATATGCCGAGTTTCCGATTCTGGTACATCAGAACGGCGACCAGGATGCCGAACGGCTCCTGGTATGGAAATCGATTCAGTCATTGGGACGGTTGCCCGAGATGCTGGCAATGCTGGAGCAGGCGCGCGGAATCCATATTCTGCGCCATCCCTGTGGCTATATCGCATCCGTGCGGCGAGGTATCCAGAGCAAGAGCTTTACCGATAACTCCGCCGACAGCCTCGTTTATGGCGTGGCCAGAAGATCTGTAGGAACGCCAGTGGGCGAACGGTTCGGCTTTGACGACGGCCACCAGCAACAGCTATCGGCCTTGACGCCGGAAGAACGGTTGGCCTGGCACTGGGTGCTGATCAACGAACGCGTCCATATGGCGTTGACAGGCAGCGACCGTTATCTGCCCGTGCACTATGAAACCATTTGTCGGGATCCTCTGAGGGGGGTTCAATCGATGTTCGATTTTGCCGGGCTGTCAGTGAGTGATCAGACCCGAGATTTCGTGGCATCCAGTACCCAACGCAGTCGCGCCGATTATTACAGCGTATTCAAGGATCCGGAGGTCGCCGCCTGGCGTTGGCGTGATGAACTCGACTCGGACACGGTCCAGCGCGTGATGGCGATCGTGTCGCGCAGCGACGTGGGGCAAGCCTATCTGGCGATGAAGCCGCCAGAGTCGTCCGCGTCGTGA
- a CDS encoding XrtA/PEP-CTERM system amidotransferase, with protein MCGLTGIVTGDGRIPDRAVLDAMNTAQAHRGPDQHDLVLVEGAGLAHRRLTILDPTSGEQPMRSADGRFTLVYNGEIYNYRQLNIELEAAGYRFPGHCDTDTLLAAWQHWGPDCVGHLRGMFAFAVWDAREQRLFLARDRLGIKPLYYALTPDGDLLFGSELKTLMAHPRMTREIEPRALEGFLGLGYVPEPYAIFRNAFKLSAGHTLAWQAGQGRPAERAYWDVQFPPSDDSGAGTETLAEELHSRLDESVRMRLVADVPLGAFLSGGVDSSAVVSLMAGASSDPVKTCAIGFDNQAFDESDHARTVARRFATDHREHRIASQEFGLIDTLVDVYDEPFADSSALPTYRVCELARRQVKVALSGDGGDENFAGYRRYRLHLNESRARARIPSAIRQPLFGLLGRVYPKLDRAPRLLRAKTTFQSLAMDTAEAYCHSVSVIPQDLREQLYSDAFKQELGGYRVRDLFVHHGQAAGSDHPLSVAQYLDFKTWLPGGILTKVDRASMAHGLEVRVPLLDHEFVEWAASLAPGHKLNKGQGKYVLKKAFERDLPHDILYRSKQGFSVPLANWFRGPLRETARHALTEGALVESGLFKPAALARLWEQHTQGQRDHGASLWVLLMLSRFMEREMGRQSPTFTDTGNAPRVVHA; from the coding sequence ATGTGTGGATTGACCGGCATCGTGACCGGCGACGGGCGGATTCCGGATCGCGCCGTGCTGGATGCGATGAACACCGCTCAGGCGCATCGAGGCCCGGACCAGCACGATCTGGTCCTGGTCGAGGGCGCGGGTCTGGCGCATCGCCGGCTGACGATTCTCGACCCGACCAGCGGCGAACAGCCGATGCGAAGTGCCGATGGGCGCTTTACGCTGGTCTACAACGGTGAGATCTATAATTATCGACAGCTGAATATCGAACTCGAAGCGGCCGGCTACCGTTTCCCCGGCCACTGTGATACGGACACGTTGCTCGCCGCCTGGCAGCACTGGGGGCCCGACTGTGTCGGGCATCTGCGCGGGATGTTTGCCTTTGCCGTATGGGATGCCCGTGAGCAGCGACTGTTTCTGGCACGCGATCGCCTGGGCATCAAGCCGCTCTACTACGCGCTGACGCCGGACGGCGACCTGCTGTTCGGTTCCGAGCTCAAGACGTTGATGGCCCATCCCCGAATGACGCGTGAAATCGAGCCACGCGCGCTTGAAGGGTTTCTGGGGCTGGGCTACGTGCCCGAGCCTTATGCGATCTTTCGCAATGCGTTCAAGCTCAGTGCCGGCCATACGCTGGCCTGGCAGGCCGGCCAGGGCCGTCCTGCAGAGCGGGCGTATTGGGACGTGCAATTCCCACCGTCGGATGACTCGGGCGCCGGCACGGAGACGCTGGCCGAAGAGCTTCACAGCCGTCTCGATGAGTCTGTCCGCATGCGGCTGGTGGCCGACGTGCCGCTCGGCGCATTCCTGTCCGGAGGCGTCGACTCGAGTGCCGTGGTCTCCCTCATGGCCGGCGCGTCGAGCGATCCCGTCAAGACCTGTGCGATCGGGTTCGACAATCAGGCGTTCGATGAATCCGATCATGCTCGAACCGTGGCACGCCGATTCGCGACCGATCATCGCGAGCACCGGATCGCAAGCCAGGAGTTCGGCTTGATCGACACGCTCGTGGATGTCTACGACGAGCCGTTTGCCGATAGTTCGGCGCTGCCTACGTATCGCGTCTGCGAGCTTGCACGACGTCAGGTCAAGGTGGCTCTGTCCGGCGATGGTGGAGACGAAAATTTTGCCGGCTACCGCCGCTATCGACTACACCTGAACGAATCGCGCGCTCGGGCGCGGATTCCGAGCGCGATCCGCCAACCACTGTTTGGTCTGTTGGGCCGCGTGTACCCTAAGCTCGACCGCGCGCCACGCCTACTGCGTGCCAAGACGACGTTTCAGTCGCTGGCGATGGATACCGCCGAAGCCTACTGCCATAGCGTATCGGTGATTCCGCAGGATTTACGCGAACAGCTGTACTCGGACGCGTTCAAACAGGAGCTCGGTGGCTACCGCGTCCGCGATCTGTTTGTGCATCATGGGCAGGCTGCAGGCAGCGATCATCCGCTGTCCGTGGCGCAATATCTCGATTTCAAGACCTGGTTGCCGGGCGGTATTCTCACGAAGGTTGATCGCGCGAGCATGGCCCACGGTCTGGAAGTACGCGTGCCGCTGCTCGATCACGAGTTCGTGGAATGGGCGGCTTCGCTGGCGCCGGGCCATAAACTCAACAAAGGCCAGGGCAAGTACGTTTTGAAGAAGGCGTTCGAGCGGGACCTGCCGCACGACATTCTGTATCGCTCGAAGCAGGGGTTTTCCGTGCCGCTGGCAAATTGGTTCAGAGGCCCCCTGCGCGAGACGGCACGGCACGCATTGACCGAAGGGGCGCTGGTCGAATCCGGGCTGTTCAAGCCCGCGGCACTTGCGCGACTGTGGGAACAGCACACCCAGGGCCAACGCGACCACGGTGCGAGTCTCTGGGTTCTGCTTATGCTGTCTCGTTTCATGGAAAGGGAAATGGGCAGGCAATCCCCGACGTTCACCGATACTGGCAATGCGCCGAGAGTCGTTCATGCCTGA
- a CDS encoding glycosyltransferase has protein sequence MSSADGRPRIVHVLDRFGIGGMEQVALALIGRTLERYDHRIVCLRGTGELAPRVEALGVVVESIDKKPGKDPRAYARLCKRLRQLRPAVVHTYNIGALDVAFWARLAGVPRVVHAEHGRDVSDPEGRSAKYRWLRRVMAPLISVYVPVSQDLARWLRNDVKLPASRIQLIYNGIDTARYAVASGAGTRSEALRIGSVGRLDPVKGFDRLIEAIARLNDRNARLATLHIVGDGPARTSLEQKIVDEGLSERVFLHGSRDDVPAFLADLDVYVCSSIAEGVALTVLEAMAASRPIVATAVGGNPELIDHERNGLLVPSRDAGALAKAVGRLLDDRTLAVKLGDAAREDVCARFSVEAMIDGYCTLYDRLIQGHRKTVCVD, from the coding sequence ATGAGTAGTGCCGACGGCCGCCCGCGTATTGTTCACGTGCTCGACCGCTTCGGCATCGGCGGCATGGAGCAGGTGGCGCTGGCACTGATCGGCCGAACGCTCGAGCGCTATGATCACCGCATCGTGTGCCTGCGTGGTACGGGTGAGCTCGCACCGCGCGTGGAGGCGTTGGGCGTGGTCGTCGAGAGTATCGACAAGAAGCCCGGCAAGGATCCGCGCGCTTACGCGCGTCTTTGTAAACGGCTGCGGCAATTACGGCCGGCGGTCGTTCATACATACAATATCGGCGCGCTGGATGTGGCGTTCTGGGCACGTCTGGCAGGCGTGCCGCGTGTGGTGCACGCCGAACACGGTCGCGACGTGTCGGACCCCGAAGGCCGCAGTGCCAAGTACCGTTGGCTGCGCCGCGTGATGGCACCGTTGATCAGTGTCTACGTACCAGTTTCCCAGGATCTGGCTCGCTGGTTGCGTAACGATGTGAAGCTGCCTGCCTCGCGTATACAACTCATTTACAACGGCATCGATACAGCGCGCTATGCCGTGGCCAGCGGTGCCGGCACGCGGTCGGAGGCGCTGCGGATCGGTAGCGTCGGTCGGCTCGATCCGGTCAAGGGCTTCGACCGGCTGATCGAGGCGATCGCTCGGCTGAACGATCGAAACGCTCGGCTGGCCACGCTCCATATTGTTGGGGATGGGCCGGCCCGTACGAGTCTTGAGCAAAAGATCGTCGACGAGGGTCTTTCCGAGCGCGTTTTCCTGCACGGCAGTCGCGACGACGTGCCGGCTTTTCTTGCGGATCTCGACGTCTATGTCTGTTCATCGATCGCCGAGGGGGTCGCGTTGACCGTACTCGAGGCCATGGCCGCCTCGCGCCCCATCGTGGCGACCGCAGTCGGTGGCAATCCCGAGCTCATCGATCATGAGCGTAACGGCCTGCTGGTACCGAGCCGGGACGCCGGCGCGCTCGCGAAGGCGGTCGGACGGTTGCTCGACGATCGGACCCTGGCGGTGAAACTCGGCGACGCCGCGCGCGAGGATGTCTGTGCCCGGTTCAGCGTCGAGGCGATGATCGACGGTTACTGCACGCTCTACGACCGGCTCATTCAGGGCCACAGGAAGACAGTATGTGTGGATTGA